From one Suricata suricatta isolate VVHF042 chromosome 8, meerkat_22Aug2017_6uvM2_HiC, whole genome shotgun sequence genomic stretch:
- the LDLRAD2 gene encoding LOW QUALITY PROTEIN: low-density lipoprotein receptor class A domain-containing protein 2 (The sequence of the model RefSeq protein was modified relative to this genomic sequence to represent the inferred CDS: inserted 1 base in 1 codon; deleted 1 base in 1 codon), which produces MEARPLQRPQTLLLLAAAALDTADLVELGGQTWQGDGLLLRSHSASRRFYFVAPDTDCGLWMQAAAPGDRIRFQFRFFLVYSLAAAPRAPPVPPAPNASSPAPADPCAPGSYLQFYEGPPGAPRALGDPLCGLTIPAPVVSSXPFLCLRLLTRGRQPRVDFVGEVTSFRLGSCGAYFRCRSGRCIPSSLVYDCWGVDNCGDGSDRASWPPASCRGPSLVPSQAVGTAGHTSKPLTLSPALGSAGSLQRGAEGRPPEGRAPEQWDTAASLGGPPLQGAALVSLLVLAPAGVLLALKSFPHLEEGGKAHRDAPCSR; this is translated from the exons ATGGAGGCCCGTCCCCTGCAGCGGCCCCAAACGCTGCTCCTGCTGGCGGCGGCTGCCCTGGACACAG CCGACCTGGTGGAGCTCGGCGGGCAGACGTGGCAGGGGGACGGGCTGCTGCTGCGCTCGCACTCCGCCTCGCGCAGGTTCTACTTCGTGGCCCCGGACACCGACTGCGGGCTCTGGATGCAGGCGGCGGCC CCCGGCGACAGGATCCGCTTCCAGTTCCGCTTCTTCCTGGTCTACAGCTTGGCCGCGGCGCCGCGGGCGCCCCCAGTGCCCCCGGCGCCCAACGCCTCCTCCCCGGCCCCCGCCGACCCGTGCGCCCCCGGGTCCTACCTGCAGTTCTACGAGGGCCCGCCGGGGGCGCCCCGGGCGCTGGGGGACCCTCTCTGCGGCCTGACCATCCCCGCCCCGGTGGTGTCCT GGCCCTTCCTGTGCCTCCGCCTGCTCACCAGAGGCCGCCAGCCCCGCGTGGACTTTGTGGGCGAAGTCACCTCTTTCCGGTTAG GATCCTGTGGTGCCTACTTCCGCTGTCGGAGCGGCAGGTGCATCCCCTCGAGCCTGGTGTACGATTGCTGGGGCGTGGACAACTGTGGCGATGGTAGTGACCGGGCGTCCTGGCCACCGGCCAGCTGCAGAG GTCCCTCTCTGGTGCCCAGCCAGGCAGTGGGTACGGCTGGCCACACCTCCAAGCCCCTGACGCTCTCCCCAGCTCTTGGGTCTGCAGGCTCCCTCCAAAGGGGAGCCGAGGGGAGGCCCCCGGAAGGCCGGGCCCCTGAACAGTGGGATACAGCAGCCTCTCTGGGAG GCCCCCCGCTGCAGGGCGCGGCGCTGGTCTCCTTGCTGGTCCTGGCCCCTGCTGGCGTCCTC TTGGCATTAAAGAGCTTTCCTCACCTGGAGGAGGGTGGCAAAGCCCATCGCGATGCCCCCTGCTCCAGGTAG